The Thermanaerovibrio acidaminovorans DSM 6589 genome contains a region encoding:
- a CDS encoding complex I 24 kDa subunit family protein: protein MSCCCCGKENGQQFRELEEFIDKLPNKKGELITVLHKAQEIFGYLPEEVQAFVARKLEIPLAKVYGVVTFYSFFTMEPKGKVAVSVCMGTACYVRGAEDVLHELEKAMGVKAGKVSEDGYFSLDTLRCVGACGLAPVVIVNGRVFGRVTPADVPGIVDQYRPKVAGSEVNTCNV from the coding sequence ATGAGTTGCTGTTGCTGTGGCAAGGAGAATGGGCAGCAGTTCCGGGAGCTGGAGGAGTTCATAGACAAGCTCCCGAACAAGAAGGGGGAGCTAATAACGGTGCTCCACAAGGCCCAGGAGATCTTCGGTTACCTTCCCGAGGAGGTCCAGGCCTTCGTGGCCAGGAAGCTGGAGATTCCCCTGGCCAAGGTCTACGGGGTTGTAACCTTCTATTCTTTCTTCACCATGGAGCCCAAGGGCAAGGTGGCGGTATCGGTCTGCATGGGGACTGCCTGCTATGTCCGTGGGGCGGAGGACGTTCTTCATGAGCTGGAGAAGGCCATGGGGGTCAAGGCCGGCAAGGTCTCGGAGGACGGCTACTTCTCATTGGACACCCTCCGCTGCGTTGGCGCCTGCGGGCTGGCGCCGGTGGTCATAGTGAACGGCCGGGTCTTTGGCCGGGTCACCCCGGCGGATGTGCCGGGCATAGTGGATCAGTACAGGCCCAAGGTGGCCGGCTCGGAGGTGAACACTTGCAATGTCTAA
- a CDS encoding methylenetetrahydrofolate reductase: MFIRELFGRGRPVISFEIFPPRGGVPVEEVYRTLGAIKDLAPDFVSVTYGAGGSTRDATLEIASTVKNRFGLEVMAHCTGLCHTPPEVHEMVEDLMYEGVHNLLAMRGDPPRDRHVPEGPSFPHGSDLIGYLRRAFGDEVCIAAAAYPEGHVEARDMEEDLAFLKLKVDMGAELLITQLFFDNEIFYRFLESIGRLGIRVPVCAGIFPVLNARQVERIVSLCGVSFPPKFTRMVARYADDPASLAEAGVAYATEQIVDLLAFGVDGIHIYTMNRPDTTRRIMNNIGLVSRRAVAGSGD, encoded by the coding sequence ATGTTCATAAGGGAGCTCTTCGGGCGAGGAAGGCCCGTCATATCCTTCGAGATATTCCCCCCCAGGGGGGGAGTTCCGGTTGAGGAGGTCTACAGGACCCTGGGGGCCATAAAGGACCTAGCGCCGGACTTCGTGAGCGTCACCTACGGAGCGGGGGGAAGCACCCGGGATGCCACGCTGGAGATAGCCTCCACGGTCAAGAACCGGTTCGGCCTTGAGGTGATGGCCCACTGCACGGGCCTGTGCCACACCCCTCCGGAGGTTCACGAGATGGTGGAGGACCTGATGTACGAGGGGGTCCACAACCTCCTGGCAATGCGTGGGGATCCCCCCAGGGACCGCCATGTGCCGGAGGGTCCCAGTTTCCCCCATGGGTCGGATCTCATCGGGTACCTGAGGCGAGCGTTTGGGGATGAGGTGTGCATCGCCGCCGCCGCCTACCCGGAGGGTCACGTGGAGGCCCGGGATATGGAGGAGGATCTAGCTTTCCTTAAGCTCAAGGTGGACATGGGGGCGGAGCTCCTCATAACCCAGCTATTCTTCGACAACGAGATCTTCTACCGCTTCCTGGAGAGCATAGGGCGCCTGGGGATCAGGGTTCCGGTGTGTGCCGGGATCTTCCCGGTGCTGAACGCCCGGCAAGTGGAGAGGATAGTGTCCCTCTGCGGGGTCTCGTTCCCTCCGAAGTTCACCCGGATGGTGGCCCGGTATGCGGACGATCCCGCCTCCCTGGCGGAGGCGGGGGTGGCTTACGCCACGGAGCAGATAGTGGACCTCCTGGCCTTTGGTGTTGATGGTATCCACATATACACCATGAACCGGCCGGACACCACCAGGAGGATAATGAACAACATAGGTCTGGTGAGCCGCCGGGCTGTTGCGGGCTCCGGCGACTGA
- the hydG gene encoding [FeFe] hydrogenase H-cluster radical SAM maturase HydG — protein sequence MGVLSARALDTADFIDHGRITEVLEAARSRAGDVGYLREVLAKARQAKGLDPQEAAALLSVQDPAMEDEMFSLAREVKERIYGRRIVLFAPLYVSNHCVNDCSYCGYKCSNRGFERRRLTMEELAEEVRILEGLGHKRLALEAGEDPVNCPLDYILDCIGTIYSLKFDNGSIRRVNVNIAATTVEEYRRLKEAGIGTYVLFQETYHRPTYRALHPRGPKSSYDYHTTAMDRAMEAGIDDVGLGVLYGLYDHVYDTVAMLFHARHLEERFGVGPHTISVPRLRRAHGVDVSAFQLVDDEAFKRLVAVIRLAVPYTGMILSTREDAEFRDQVISLGISQISAGSCTGVGGYADHYGRRAEDEKPQFEVGDHRSPMEIIKSLMRGGYIPSYCTACYREGRTGDRFMSLAKSGQIGNVCQPNALLTLKEFLLDYGDEEAREIGERLIEREVNEIPHPRAREAALEMLRRVESGDRDLRF from the coding sequence ATGGGGGTTTTGAGCGCTAGGGCATTGGATACGGCGGACTTCATAGACCATGGCAGGATAACGGAGGTTCTGGAGGCGGCCCGTTCCCGGGCCGGGGATGTGGGGTACCTGAGGGAAGTTTTGGCCAAGGCCCGTCAGGCCAAGGGGCTGGACCCCCAGGAGGCGGCGGCACTCCTGTCGGTTCAGGATCCCGCAATGGAGGATGAGATGTTCTCCCTGGCTAGGGAGGTAAAGGAGCGGATATACGGGCGCCGCATAGTGCTCTTCGCCCCCCTCTACGTGAGCAACCACTGTGTGAACGACTGTTCCTACTGCGGGTACAAATGCTCCAATCGGGGATTCGAGCGGCGGCGGCTGACCATGGAGGAACTGGCGGAGGAGGTCCGGATCCTGGAGGGCCTGGGGCACAAGAGGCTGGCGTTGGAGGCGGGGGAGGACCCGGTGAACTGCCCCTTGGACTACATCCTGGATTGCATAGGGACCATATACTCTCTCAAGTTCGACAACGGCAGCATAAGGAGGGTTAACGTCAACATAGCGGCCACCACGGTGGAGGAGTACCGGCGCCTCAAGGAGGCCGGCATAGGTACTTACGTTCTGTTCCAGGAGACCTACCATCGACCCACCTACCGGGCGCTTCACCCTAGGGGGCCCAAGTCGTCGTACGACTATCACACCACCGCCATGGACCGGGCCATGGAAGCCGGGATAGACGATGTGGGGCTTGGGGTCCTCTACGGCCTGTACGACCACGTGTACGACACGGTGGCCATGCTGTTCCACGCCCGGCACCTGGAGGAGCGTTTCGGGGTGGGGCCCCACACCATATCGGTGCCAAGGCTCAGGAGGGCCCACGGGGTGGACGTTTCCGCGTTCCAACTGGTGGACGACGAGGCCTTCAAACGCTTGGTGGCGGTCATAAGGCTTGCGGTGCCCTACACGGGGATGATCCTGTCCACCCGGGAGGACGCGGAGTTCCGGGACCAGGTGATCTCCCTGGGGATATCCCAGATAAGCGCCGGTTCCTGCACCGGGGTTGGGGGTTACGCGGACCACTACGGCCGTCGGGCGGAGGACGAGAAGCCCCAATTCGAGGTGGGGGATCACCGATCCCCCATGGAGATCATAAAGAGCCTCATGAGGGGGGGGTACATACCCAGCTACTGCACCGCCTGCTACCGGGAGGGGCGCACCGGGGACCGGTTCATGAGCCTGGCCAAGTCGGGGCAGATAGGCAACGTGTGCCAGCCCAACGCCCTGCTTACCTTGAAGGAGTTCCTCCTGGACTACGGTGATGAGGAGGCCAGGGAGATCGGAGAGCGGCTCATCGAGAGGGAGGTCAATGAGATCCCCCATCCCAGGGCTCGTGAGGCTGCGCTGGAGATGCTTCGCCGGGTGGAGTCCGGCGATCGGGATCTCCGGTTCTAG
- a CDS encoding sensor histidine kinase, which produces MADIPIRIRRPISLWVGMGLILFWALSLRMGASWILEALDRASRGLSVGDLALGALRLVAINSGRALMLYGGWFALGLSLKGGIRSLWGFVVILLGVPLSYGVSWGLMGGPGLHFGTSALASLVAVLVLRWLTQGLKGWLDRLIVMALLVLAIQWLDICPSLTPYGFGGGELSMGLKAMASVMGEGVLFDWIGFLGFALSLVGAVGSASITMGKVLQERQFRLIRSQERRMAQLREEGRRARVFRELQGLVHDLRRPLTVIMGLGDVLMAERPGDERLVRMMASAEGMDRMIREILSGDAAGEVRLRDLYDLVLSQVSPMPYRGRIFEAGDEAVGGLVIRANLMRLARALTNLLDNAANAYDGPVEFGGRRVDRGVELFVLDRGPGFGVQGQEVRFGTGLTFVEQVARDHGGSFQVRTPEGGGCEAVIFLPLVEVDGDAADRGP; this is translated from the coding sequence ATGGCAGATATCCCGATACGGATCCGCCGCCCCATCTCCCTCTGGGTGGGGATGGGGCTGATACTGTTCTGGGCCCTCAGTCTTCGAATGGGGGCCTCCTGGATCCTGGAGGCGCTGGATCGGGCCTCCAGGGGCCTGTCGGTGGGGGACCTGGCCCTTGGGGCCCTCCGGCTGGTGGCCATCAACTCCGGCAGGGCCCTGATGCTCTACGGGGGCTGGTTCGCCCTGGGGCTGTCCCTCAAGGGGGGCATAAGATCCCTGTGGGGGTTTGTGGTCATCCTGCTGGGGGTCCCCCTGTCCTACGGGGTATCCTGGGGCCTGATGGGAGGTCCGGGGCTCCACTTCGGCACCAGCGCCCTTGCCTCCCTAGTGGCGGTGCTGGTCCTCCGGTGGCTCACCCAGGGTCTCAAGGGTTGGCTGGATCGGCTCATAGTGATGGCCCTGCTGGTGCTGGCCATCCAGTGGCTGGACATCTGCCCCTCCCTGACCCCCTATGGCTTCGGCGGTGGGGAGCTGTCCATGGGTCTGAAGGCCATGGCGTCCGTGATGGGCGAGGGGGTCCTCTTCGACTGGATCGGCTTCCTGGGCTTCGCCCTCTCGCTGGTGGGGGCCGTGGGGTCCGCCTCCATAACCATGGGGAAGGTGTTGCAGGAGAGGCAGTTCAGGCTCATAAGGAGCCAGGAGAGGCGGATGGCCCAGCTTCGGGAGGAGGGGCGCAGGGCCCGGGTCTTCCGGGAGCTGCAGGGGCTGGTGCACGACCTGAGGCGGCCGCTGACGGTGATAATGGGCCTGGGGGACGTGCTCATGGCGGAGCGTCCCGGGGACGAGCGTCTGGTCAGGATGATGGCTTCTGCGGAGGGTATGGATCGAATGATCCGCGAGATCCTGAGCGGTGATGCGGCTGGGGAGGTGCGCCTTAGGGATCTTTACGATCTGGTGTTATCCCAGGTGAGCCCCATGCCATACCGGGGGAGGATATTCGAGGCGGGGGACGAGGCAGTGGGGGGACTGGTGATCCGGGCCAATTTGATGAGGCTGGCCAGGGCCTTGACGAACCTGTTGGACAACGCCGCCAACGCCTACGACGGGCCGGTGGAGTTCGGGGGGCGACGGGTGGACCGGGGGGTGGAGCTGTTCGTCCTTGATCGGGGGCCCGGCTTCGGTGTCCAGGGCCAGGAGGTCCGGTTCGGCACCGGGCTCACCTTCGTGGAGCAGGTGGCCCGGGATCACGGGGGCAGCTTCCAGGTCCGGACCCCGGAGGGGGGCGGCTGCGAGGCGGTGATATTCCTGCCATTGGTGGAGGTGGATGGGGATGCTGCGGATAGGGGCCCTTGA
- the hydF gene encoding [FeFe] hydrogenase H-cluster maturation GTPase HydF, which produces MLDTPKANRLHIAIFGRRNAGKSSLINALTGQDAALVSSEPGTTTDPVMKAMELLPIGPVVFIDTAGIDDQGELGQLRVERTRRVLDRTDLALLVVSPPVTDLSMEEGWLAELRGRGIPVVGVFNKSDQGELPVQWVSGRLGLRLTPVSALTGDGIQELKAAIQEAVPEGWEMRTILGDLMEAEDLVLLVAPQDVQAPKGRLILPQVQVMRDVLDHDGVAMMVKTGELRGAMELLEAAGRRPDLVVTDSQVFHLVKDLVGPDVRLTSFSILMARYKGDLRTLVEGARAVDRLVDGDVVLIAEACTHHPLEGDIGREKLPALISEMSRARLEFRVVAGNDFPRDLKGFSLVVHCGGCMLNRKHMMSRIMAARSQGVPITNYGVLFAKRSGILDRAVVGLI; this is translated from the coding sequence GTGTTGGACACACCCAAGGCCAACAGGCTTCATATAGCCATATTCGGCCGTCGCAACGCGGGTAAGTCGAGCCTCATAAACGCCCTGACCGGCCAGGATGCGGCTCTGGTCTCCAGCGAGCCGGGGACCACCACCGATCCGGTGATGAAGGCCATGGAGCTGTTGCCCATAGGTCCCGTGGTGTTCATCGACACCGCGGGGATAGACGACCAGGGGGAGCTGGGGCAGCTCCGGGTGGAGCGGACCCGCCGGGTGCTGGACCGGACGGACCTGGCTCTGCTGGTGGTGTCCCCCCCGGTCACGGACCTGTCCATGGAGGAGGGGTGGCTGGCGGAGCTTAGGGGGCGGGGGATCCCGGTGGTTGGGGTCTTCAACAAGAGCGACCAGGGGGAGCTCCCGGTCCAGTGGGTGAGCGGTCGCCTTGGGTTGCGGTTGACGCCGGTCAGCGCCCTTACTGGGGATGGGATACAGGAGCTTAAGGCGGCCATCCAGGAAGCGGTCCCGGAGGGCTGGGAGATGCGGACCATACTGGGGGACCTGATGGAGGCGGAGGACCTGGTGCTTCTGGTGGCCCCCCAGGACGTGCAGGCCCCAAAGGGCCGGCTGATCCTTCCCCAGGTTCAGGTCATGCGGGACGTGTTGGACCACGATGGGGTGGCCATGATGGTGAAGACCGGGGAGCTTCGGGGGGCTATGGAGCTCCTGGAGGCGGCGGGGAGGCGGCCGGATTTGGTGGTGACCGACTCTCAGGTGTTCCACCTGGTGAAGGACCTGGTGGGGCCCGATGTGCGGCTAACGTCCTTCTCCATCCTCATGGCCCGCTACAAGGGGGACCTCAGGACCCTGGTGGAGGGGGCCCGGGCGGTGGACCGGCTGGTTGATGGGGACGTGGTGTTGATCGCCGAGGCCTGTACCCATCATCCCCTTGAGGGTGATATAGGCAGGGAGAAGCTGCCCGCCCTCATATCGGAGATGAGCAGGGCCCGGCTGGAGTTCAGGGTGGTGGCGGGCAACGACTTCCCCCGGGATTTGAAGGGGTTCTCGCTGGTGGTGCACTGCGGGGGCTGCATGCTGAACCGGAAGCACATGATGAGCCGGATCATGGCTGCCAGGTCCCAGGGGGTACCCATTACCAACTACGGGGTCCTGTTCGCCAAGCGGAGCGGGATCCTGGATAGGGCGGTTGTGGGGCTGATCTAG
- a CDS encoding TM1266 family iron-only hydrogenase system putative regulator, which translates to MTVSGGSRLGVVAIVVEDLEMVHRVNSVLHEHAQIVVGRMGIPYRDRGVSVISLIVDGSNEEISAMTGKLGRISGVSVKAAYAKLRDAGEGIG; encoded by the coding sequence TTGACGGTTTCCGGTGGGAGCAGGCTCGGGGTGGTGGCCATAGTGGTGGAGGACCTGGAGATGGTCCACCGGGTGAACTCGGTGCTCCACGAGCATGCTCAGATAGTGGTGGGCAGGATGGGCATCCCCTATCGGGATCGGGGGGTGTCGGTCATATCCCTCATAGTGGATGGCAGCAACGAGGAGATAAGTGCCATGACCGGCAAGCTGGGGCGAATATCGGGCGTGTCGGTGAAGGCCGCATACGCGAAGCTGAGGGACGCTGGGGAGGGGATCGGTTGA
- the hydE gene encoding [FeFe] hydrogenase H-cluster radical SAM maturase HydE — protein MSLVRDEVEIRELVSSMVGGYLPTMDEMEFLLSLDWEGAQVLLEGARKVKEELFGPEVHIRGIIEFSSHCSGRCLYCGLRADNRDLARYRMEEEEIVRCAEEAIGAGYMSLVLQSGEDGWYDRWTLGRVIERIKGIKDVAITLSIGERSYEDYRYLRQAGADRFLMKHETADQGLYDRLHPHSSFRRRLECLTQLKELGYQVGSGFMVGLPGQTLRSIARDVLLLKKLDVDMAGIGPFVPHPRTPLGDQPAGDPFLVLKTVALARLLLRRPHLPATTALGVLDRRMRDWAFHGGANVVMQKLEPHRYRRLYDIYPKGVGEERSIAEEREELERALESMGLRVARDRGDAVRV, from the coding sequence TTGAGCTTGGTCAGGGATGAGGTGGAAATCAGGGAGCTGGTCTCGTCGATGGTTGGGGGGTATCTGCCGACCATGGATGAGATGGAGTTTTTGCTCTCCCTGGACTGGGAGGGGGCCCAGGTGCTCCTTGAGGGGGCCCGGAAGGTCAAGGAGGAGCTCTTTGGCCCGGAGGTTCACATAAGGGGGATCATAGAGTTCTCCAGCCACTGCTCCGGCCGGTGCCTGTATTGCGGCCTCAGGGCTGATAACCGGGACCTTGCCCGGTACCGGATGGAGGAGGAGGAGATAGTCCGGTGCGCGGAGGAGGCCATAGGGGCGGGGTACATGAGCCTGGTGCTCCAGTCTGGGGAGGACGGCTGGTACGATCGCTGGACGTTGGGGAGGGTCATAGAGAGGATCAAGGGGATAAAGGACGTGGCCATCACCCTGAGCATAGGGGAGAGGTCCTACGAGGACTACAGGTACCTCAGGCAGGCGGGGGCGGACCGGTTCCTAATGAAGCACGAGACCGCCGACCAGGGTCTCTACGACCGGCTGCACCCCCATTCGTCGTTCCGCAGGAGGCTGGAGTGCCTGACGCAGCTCAAGGAGCTGGGCTACCAGGTGGGGAGCGGTTTCATGGTGGGCCTGCCGGGGCAGACCTTGAGGTCCATAGCGCGGGACGTGCTGCTGCTCAAGAAGCTGGACGTGGACATGGCGGGGATAGGTCCCTTCGTTCCCCATCCACGTACCCCCTTGGGGGATCAGCCGGCGGGGGATCCCTTCCTGGTGCTTAAGACCGTTGCCTTGGCCAGGTTGCTCCTGCGGCGTCCCCACCTTCCGGCCACCACCGCGCTTGGGGTGTTGGACCGGCGGATGAGGGACTGGGCCTTCCATGGGGGGGCCAATGTGGTTATGCAGAAGCTGGAGCCCCACCGGTACCGGCGGCTCTACGACATATATCCCAAGGGGGTAGGGGAGGAGAGGTCCATAGCGGAGGAGAGAGAGGAGTTGGAGAGGGCACTGGAGTCCATGGGGCTTCGGGTGGCCAGGGACAGGGGAGATGCGGTGAGGGTTTAG
- a CDS encoding response regulator: MLRIGALDDDENILFTLSSMAESQGWEMETTTSCDRFLRWVRDGAKDIYLLDYHLPRMSGLEVLRQAKALRPNAVVAMLTIEQDPVTARTLISAGADDFIAKPIRLADFCARVNLLRRVGLSAGSSWRERKGLSEGRIRRAMEILEGAGGRWVTVEEMASLMGLAYATAHRYMEHLAMKGLVEREEALSDGRPGRPRVLYRIPSGPQGR; encoded by the coding sequence ATGCTGCGGATAGGGGCCCTTGACGACGACGAGAACATCCTCTTCACCCTGAGCTCCATGGCGGAGAGCCAGGGTTGGGAGATGGAGACCACCACCTCCTGCGACCGGTTCCTCCGGTGGGTTCGGGATGGGGCCAAGGACATATACCTGCTGGACTACCACCTGCCAAGGATGTCCGGATTGGAGGTGTTGAGGCAGGCCAAGGCCCTTCGACCCAACGCGGTGGTGGCCATGCTCACCATCGAGCAGGACCCGGTCACCGCCAGGACCCTCATCTCCGCCGGGGCGGACGACTTCATAGCCAAGCCCATAAGGCTGGCGGACTTCTGCGCCCGGGTGAACCTGCTCCGGCGGGTGGGCCTCTCTGCCGGCTCCTCCTGGAGGGAGAGGAAGGGCCTGTCGGAGGGCCGGATCCGCCGGGCCATGGAGATCCTGGAGGGGGCTGGCGGGCGGTGGGTTACGGTGGAGGAGATGGCGTCCCTCATGGGGTTGGCCTATGCCACCGCCCACCGGTACATGGAGCACCTGGCCATGAAGGGGCTGGTGGAGCGGGAGGAGGCCTTGAGCGACGGCCGGCCGGGGCGCCCCCGGGTGCTGTACCGCATCCCCTCCGGTCCCCAGGGACGTTGA
- a CDS encoding (2Fe-2S) ferredoxin domain-containing protein, whose translation MSNKIKSLDELRKIKQSVKEGTELREKGQDIDKMIEVKVSMATCGIASGAREVMAEMIEEAKRRGLSNVVFTQSGCMGFCHSEPTIMIVRPGEEPVLYGNVKGTERIKEIFDHVIEKGEMVDGMIPTSYRTSHE comes from the coding sequence ATGTCTAACAAGATAAAGTCCCTTGATGAACTGAGGAAGATAAAGCAGAGCGTCAAAGAGGGCACGGAGCTCCGGGAGAAGGGGCAGGACATCGACAAGATGATAGAGGTCAAGGTCAGCATGGCCACCTGCGGCATCGCCTCCGGGGCCCGGGAGGTCATGGCGGAGATGATCGAGGAGGCCAAGCGCCGGGGCCTTAGCAACGTGGTTTTCACCCAGAGCGGCTGCATGGGCTTCTGCCACAGCGAGCCCACCATAATGATCGTGCGCCCTGGTGAGGAGCCGGTGCTCTACGGGAACGTGAAGGGCACCGAGAGGATCAAGGAGATCTTCGACCACGTGATCGAGAAGGGTGAGATGGTGGACGGAATGATCCCCACCAGCTACAGAACCTCTCACGAGTAA
- a CDS encoding homocysteine S-methyltransferase family protein, which translates to MLLDRGRVRSLLGEVRSPLVMDGGMGTQLAERGWHPPMLPEEMCLHMPQAVREVHESYVESGAAVLETNSFGGSVRKLSMRGLGHLAEELALRSAQIARQAAGDALVAGSVGPTGEMLAPLGEMSFEEAVKSFEPQVRGLIRGGADLILIETMLDLKEAAAAVEAVKRVDPLFPFVVSFTFDRDGRTVTGTTPEAAACWAQAVGALGVGANCGLGPRGYVPVVRRLAEASPLPVWVYPNAGVPSAGDYLGPDEFVGECEELLKAGASVIGGCCGTTPDHVRALAALARGRRVTRLHCDLGGVRLSSRSRVISAGAGLPLAMIGERINVSRKSPLREQVGEYRYGEVKREAKAQTVAGAAVIDVNVGLPQIDQVRAIREAIWAVESVTHLPISIDSDAPAVLEAGLAEAVGVPLMNSVTAKEESLELGIRLALRYGAVLAVLLIDQRGILEDGLERARIAQRVLDVASSRGLGPNRIVFDPLTLTLGASQSNGLETLRAVEAVSRMGGHTMLGISNVSHGLPARGLLNRTFLAMAMERGLDMVICNPLDRELLGVVRAADALRGRDRGLGAFMAFGPSWREPERGAVQAAEASAGEVCSGLSELSRRVMEGDRDGALAEALTVMAQEGPMEVISGHLIPALDEVGRRYETGEFFLPQLMEAAEAASAVCRLAEEELLRLGRSANRGTVVLATVEGDLHDLGKNLVGTVLKSHGYRVVDLGKDVKAEVILEAAQREGAQVVGLSALMTSTVPRMREFIEEARRRGAGFKVIVGGAAVSPAYARSIGADGMSYDAVGAARLVERLLSGLPCDWEGLGCS; encoded by the coding sequence GTGCTGTTGGATCGTGGGCGAGTGAGGAGTCTCCTTGGGGAAGTCCGATCCCCGTTGGTGATGGACGGGGGCATGGGTACCCAGCTGGCGGAGCGGGGTTGGCATCCCCCCATGTTGCCCGAGGAGATGTGCCTTCACATGCCCCAGGCGGTCCGGGAGGTCCACGAGAGCTACGTGGAGTCCGGGGCCGCGGTGCTGGAGACCAACAGCTTCGGCGGGTCGGTCCGCAAGCTGTCCATGAGGGGGCTCGGTCACCTGGCGGAGGAGCTGGCCCTCCGGTCCGCCCAGATAGCCCGGCAGGCGGCGGGGGACGCCCTGGTGGCCGGGTCCGTGGGGCCCACGGGGGAGATGCTGGCCCCCCTGGGGGAGATGTCCTTCGAGGAGGCGGTGAAGTCCTTCGAGCCCCAGGTTAGGGGCCTCATCCGGGGCGGGGCGGACCTGATCCTCATCGAGACCATGTTGGACCTGAAGGAGGCCGCCGCGGCGGTGGAGGCGGTCAAGCGGGTGGATCCCCTCTTCCCCTTCGTGGTGAGCTTCACCTTCGACCGGGACGGGCGGACCGTCACGGGCACCACCCCGGAGGCGGCGGCGTGCTGGGCCCAGGCGGTGGGGGCCCTGGGGGTGGGGGCCAACTGCGGGCTGGGTCCCCGGGGCTACGTGCCGGTGGTCCGTCGCCTGGCTGAGGCGTCCCCCCTGCCCGTGTGGGTGTACCCCAACGCGGGGGTCCCCTCGGCAGGGGACTATCTGGGGCCGGACGAGTTTGTCGGTGAGTGCGAGGAGTTGCTGAAGGCGGGTGCCTCGGTGATCGGGGGTTGCTGCGGCACCACTCCGGACCACGTGAGGGCCCTGGCGGCGCTGGCTCGGGGCCGCCGGGTGACCAGGCTTCACTGTGACCTTGGGGGGGTCAGGCTCTCCAGCAGGTCCCGGGTGATCTCCGCCGGGGCGGGTTTGCCGCTGGCCATGATCGGGGAGAGGATCAACGTCTCCCGCAAGTCCCCCCTGAGGGAGCAGGTGGGGGAGTACCGCTACGGGGAGGTCAAGCGGGAGGCCAAGGCCCAGACCGTCGCCGGGGCAGCGGTGATAGACGTGAACGTGGGTCTCCCCCAGATCGACCAGGTGAGGGCCATCAGGGAGGCCATTTGGGCGGTGGAGTCGGTGACCCACCTGCCCATATCGATAGACAGCGACGCCCCGGCGGTGTTGGAGGCGGGGCTCGCCGAGGCGGTTGGGGTGCCGCTCATGAACTCCGTCACCGCCAAGGAGGAGTCCCTGGAGCTGGGGATCCGGCTTGCCTTGAGGTATGGGGCGGTGTTGGCGGTGTTGCTCATAGATCAGCGGGGGATACTGGAGGACGGGCTGGAGAGGGCCCGGATCGCCCAGCGGGTCCTGGATGTGGCCTCCTCCCGGGGGCTTGGTCCCAACAGGATCGTCTTCGACCCCCTGACGCTCACGCTGGGGGCAAGCCAGTCCAATGGGTTGGAGACCCTGAGGGCGGTGGAGGCGGTTAGCCGCATGGGGGGGCACACAATGCTGGGGATAAGCAACGTGTCCCACGGCCTCCCCGCCCGGGGGCTCTTGAACCGCACGTTCCTGGCCATGGCCATGGAGCGGGGGCTGGACATGGTGATATGCAACCCGCTGGATCGGGAGCTTCTTGGGGTGGTGAGGGCGGCGGATGCCCTTCGAGGCCGGGACCGGGGGCTTGGGGCCTTCATGGCCTTCGGCCCCTCCTGGAGGGAGCCGGAGAGGGGGGCCGTACAGGCTGCGGAGGCGTCGGCGGGTGAGGTCTGCTCTGGGCTTTCGGAGCTGTCCCGCCGGGTCATGGAGGGGGATCGGGATGGGGCCTTGGCGGAGGCCTTGACTGTTATGGCCCAGGAGGGGCCCATGGAGGTCATATCCGGACACTTGATACCCGCCCTGGATGAGGTGGGGCGCCGCTACGAGACCGGGGAGTTCTTCCTGCCCCAGCTGATGGAGGCGGCGGAGGCGGCGTCGGCGGTCTGCCGGTTGGCGGAGGAGGAACTATTGAGGCTGGGGCGATCCGCCAATAGGGGCACGGTGGTGCTGGCCACCGTGGAGGGGGACCTGCATGACCTGGGCAAGAACTTGGTGGGCACGGTGCTCAAGAGCCACGGCTACCGGGTGGTGGACCTGGGGAAGGACGTGAAGGCGGAGGTAATCCTGGAGGCCGCCCAGAGGGAGGGGGCCCAGGTGGTGGGCCTGTCGGCCCTGATGACCAGCACGGTGCCCCGGATGAGGGAGTTCATAGAGGAGGCCCGGCGCCGGGGGGCGGGTTTCAAGGTGATAGTGGGCGGTGCGGCGGTGAGCCCCGCCTACGCCAGGTCCATAGGGGCGGATGGCATGTCCTACGACGCGGTGGGGGCCGCCAGGCTGGTGGAGCGGCTCCTCTCCGGTCTTCCTTGCGACTGGGAGGGATTGGGATGTTCATAA